One window of the Salmo trutta chromosome 35, fSalTru1.1, whole genome shotgun sequence genome contains the following:
- the cep128 gene encoding centrosomal protein of 128 kDa isoform X1 — protein MESSSESDTFDRTRGLRSRRRNASSRPRRDSHRTGPDAPAISEKINTLASTLQDTNRNLNKVDRMLGQYREHTDDQAEAMATLRDNLEESIAQLQNQRLHSSSGVRSASASTLHTSDLEAGYGSEGQRFYPTSPLKDYGRSESAGEGGARRRSRSATVRFRDSSLPDGDVHVLHQSFRDLRSDQLRLGDDMDREILRRNRSDIDTRRALENLSEHLTTSQRQDSVSSRVEKRLQEIEREMRSERQSVSDRRPEQRVIMSDELQEALRLREARDLETEEAVKNKLLRSESEKTKMEAELERARRQLDQSEGGRGALQQQVEEMRVQLLRTEKERIDLQREISQLTTQPRATRMDREERGAGLDRLSELEREVQELRAQLSRTSVLSEVDDLRRTLERKDRERTQLCNQVEVLSSDLARREQQQLRMLAQLKEIQGRSEACAAERARALLRAEEAEARLQDSSTRREELKTRAQEAVRQWRAKCKRMERDMEELRGQAQLDTEKAKQACKERELSQAQLKAFSQQTEGVRRELAEVLGRLARSEEEVLRKDVELSETRARHLGLEQEVRDVREASIALEEEAQRQSVLQVRLREENQSLEERAESMARRSQRDQEELHSLQAAMKELTTARAQLTTRLADEAAFRTELQRSGAEGAARLAAAQEQRASLGQQLELEREVHQRELASLRATVQNGRAKQDRDIQETLRLCMKERNEMEHHLKEIKADAASDKELVRVLRVKLDRMKTECDRMTEELSEGEEQRSHLRRKYQLLKQELDDKVKCMVQGEERRRGSEEAVATLEDRLSRLDTEQESILSSVAEEIDAACRALFKDSQDKLKAISLNPGLQKDPHRWLAETKTKLRWLSEEVSVHEARERKLRRQVQQDREQLKGLRQSRDSERQALLQRLDQQEKLLHSISTEKKELLEKTRRKENEMRSLQDRILDLEMSTRLAVDHLESVPEKLCLLDNFKDLEESQRQKELVEQRYIKYKEIVGVLQHQLDESKRQIQEYRDDRLDATTQSIRLTALSSSIRGPSALLTSSMLTDTTSPHKRLVSPDCTLDYSLPLHRRASPAVNGAHSHSVSDHLNSNT, from the exons ATGGAATCCTCCAGCGAGTCAGACACCTTCGACCGGACGAGGGGGCTGAGGTCACGGCGGCGGAATGCCAGCTCTAGACCGCGACGGGACAGTCACAGAACAGGTCCTGATGCTCCAGCCATTTCAGAAAAAATTAACACCTTGGCGAGTACTTTACAG GACACTAATAGGAATTTGAACAAAGTGGACCGGATGCTGGGGCAATACAGAGAGCACACAGATGACCAGGCGGAAGCCATGGCAACA tTGAGGGATAATCTGGAGGAGTCTATCGCTCAGCTGCAGAACCAGAGGCTGCATAGTTCCTCAGGGGTCCGGAGTGCCTCAGCCTCCACCCTGCACACCAGCGACCTGGAAGCTGGCTATGGCTCAG AGGGCCAGCGCTTCTACCCCACGTCTCCCTTGAAGGACTATGGGAGATCTGAGTCGGCCGGAGAAGGAGGAGCGAGAAGGAGGTCTAGATCAGCTACAGTCCGCTTCAGAGACTCCAGCCTGCCAGACGGGGAT gtccacgtcctgcaccagTCATTCAGAGACCTGCGCAGTGACCAGCTGAGACTGGGGGACGACATGGACAGAGAAATCCTCAGGAGGAACAG GTCTGACATTGACACCAGACGAGCCTTGGAGAATCTGTCCGAGCACCTGACGACTTCACAGAGACAGGACTCG GTGTCGTCTCGTGTGGAGAAGCGTCTGCAGGAGATTGAGAGGGAGATGCGTTCGGAGCGACAGAGCGTGTCAGACAGACGACCAGAACAGCGGGTTATCATGTCTGATGAACTGCAGGAG GCTCTGAGGCTGCGAGAGGCTCGGGACCTGGAAACTGAGGAGGCCGTCAAGAACAAACTACTGAGATCAGAGAGCGAGAAGACcaag ATGGAGGCGGAACTGGAGAGGGCCAGGAGACAGCTGGACCAATCAGAAGGAGGCAGGGGCGCTCTTCAACAACAG GTAGAGGAGATGCGTGTGCAGCTGCTGAGGACAGAGAAGGAACGTATAGATCTGCAGAGGGAGATCTCCCAGCTCACTACCCAACCCAGAGCCACTCGcatggacagggaggagagaggagcaggactaG ACCGGTTGtcggagctggagagagaggtgcAGGAGCTGAGAGCCCAGCTGAGCAGGACATCTGTCCTCAGTGAGGTGGACGATCTCAGGAGGACTCTGGAGCGCAAAGACCGAGAGAGAACACAGCTCTGCAACCAGGTCGAG GTGTTGTCGTCAGACCTGGCGAGGCGCGAGCAGCAACAGTTGAGGATGCTGGCGCAGTTGAAGGAGATCCAAGGCCGTTCGGAGGCGTGTGCTGCCGAGAGGGCCCGGGCCCTgctcagggctgaggaggctGAGGCCCGGCTCCAGGACAGCTCCACGAGAAGGGAGGAGCTGAAGACCAGAGCCCAGGAGGCAGTCAGACAGTGGAGGGCCAAGTGtaagaggatggagagggacaTGGAGGAACTGAGGGGACAGGCCCAGCTGGACACAGAGAAAGCCAAACAG gCGTGTAAGGAGAGAGAGCTGTCCCAGGCCCAGCTGAAAGCCTTCTCCCAGCAAACTGAAGGGGTGCGCAGGGAGCTAGCGGAGGTGCTGGGGCGTCTGGCTCGGAGCGAGGAAGAGGTGCTCCGTAAAGACGTGGAGCTGTCGGAGACGCGGGCACGTCACCTGGGCCTAGAGCAGGAAGTGAGGGATGTGAGGGaggcctccatagccctggaggAGGAGGCCCAGCGGCAGTCTGTCCTGCAGGTTAGGCTGAGAGAGGAGAACCAGAGTCTGGAGGAGAGGGCTGAGTCCATGGCCCGACGCAGCCAGAGAGACCAGGAG GAGTTACATAGCCTCCAGGCAGCCATGAAGGAGTTAACCACCGCCCGTGCCCAGCTCACCACCCGTCTAGCTGATGAGGCGGCGTTCAGGACGGAGCTCCAGAGGAGTGGGGCGGAGGGGGCAGCGCGGCTGGCCGCAGCCCAGGAGCAGAGGGCTTCCCTGGGGCAGCAGCTGGAGCTGGAGAGGGAGGTACACCAGAGGGAGCTGGCCAGTCTCAGAGCCACTGTGCAGAATGGCAGGGCCAAGCAGGATAGAGACATACAGGAGACACTACGACTCTGTATGAAGGAGAGGAATGAGATGGAGCATCACCTCAAGGAGATCAAG GCGGATGCCGCTTCGGACAAGGAGCTGGTGAGGGTTCTGCGTGTGAAGCTGGACAGGATGAAGACTGAGTGTGACCGGATGACAGAGGAGCTGAGCGAAGGAGAGGAGCAACGCTCACACCTCCGCAGGAAATACCAGCTACTTAAGCAGGAACTGGATGACAAG GTGAAGTGCATGGTTCAGGGAGAGGAGCGGAGGCGTGGGTCAGAGGAGGCTGTAGCGACACTAGAGGACAGACTGTCTCGTCTGGACACTGAACAGGAGTCCATCCTCAGTTCTGTAGCAGAGGAGATCGACGCTGCCTGCAGAGCACTGTTCAAGGACTCCCAGGACAAACTCAAA GCCATATCCCTCAATCCTGGACTCCAGAAAGACCCTCATCGCTGGTTGGCTGAGACCAAG accaAGCTGCGTTGGCTGTCTGAGGAGGTGTCTGTCCAtgaggccagagagagaaagcTGCGTCGGCAGGTCCAACAGGACAGAGAACAGCTGAAAGGactgagacagagcagagacTCTGAAAGACAGGCCCTGCTACAGAGACTGGACCAGCAGGAGAAACTACTGCACTCCATCAGCACAGAGAAGAAAG AACTCCTGGAGAAGACTCGGAGGAAGGAAAATGAGATGAGAAGTCTTCAG GATCGTATCTTGGATCTGGAGATG AGCACCAGGCTGGCGGTGGATCACCTGGAGTCAGTCCCTGAGAAGCTGTGTCTGCTGGACAACTTCAAAGACCTGGAG GAGTCTCAGCGGCAGAAGGAGTTGGTGGAACAACGTTACATTAAATACAAAGAGATCGTTGGAGTCCTGCAGCACCAGCTGGATGAGTCCAAACGACAGATACAGGAGTACAGG GATGACAGGTTGGATGCTACAACACAGAGCATTCGAttgactgctctctcctcctccataagAGGCCCTAGCGCTCTCCTCACCAGCTCCATGCTCACTGACACCACAT CTCCACACAAACGCCTGGTCTCTCCAGACTGCACCCTGGACTatagccttcctctgcaccgccGAGCCTCTCCTGCTGTCAACGGTGCCCACTCTCACTCCGTCTCCGACCACCTCAACAGTAACACATAG
- the cep128 gene encoding centrosomal protein of 128 kDa isoform X2 → MLGQYREHTDDQAEAMATLRDNLEESIAQLQNQRLHSSSGVRSASASTLHTSDLEAGYGSEGQRFYPTSPLKDYGRSESAGEGGARRRSRSATVRFRDSSLPDGDVHVLHQSFRDLRSDQLRLGDDMDREILRRNRSDIDTRRALENLSEHLTTSQRQDSVSSRVEKRLQEIEREMRSERQSVSDRRPEQRVIMSDELQEALRLREARDLETEEAVKNKLLRSESEKTKMEAELERARRQLDQSEGGRGALQQQVEEMRVQLLRTEKERIDLQREISQLTTQPRATRMDREERGAGLDRLSELEREVQELRAQLSRTSVLSEVDDLRRTLERKDRERTQLCNQVEVLSSDLARREQQQLRMLAQLKEIQGRSEACAAERARALLRAEEAEARLQDSSTRREELKTRAQEAVRQWRAKCKRMERDMEELRGQAQLDTEKAKQACKERELSQAQLKAFSQQTEGVRRELAEVLGRLARSEEEVLRKDVELSETRARHLGLEQEVRDVREASIALEEEAQRQSVLQVRLREENQSLEERAESMARRSQRDQEELHSLQAAMKELTTARAQLTTRLADEAAFRTELQRSGAEGAARLAAAQEQRASLGQQLELEREVHQRELASLRATVQNGRAKQDRDIQETLRLCMKERNEMEHHLKEIKADAASDKELVRVLRVKLDRMKTECDRMTEELSEGEEQRSHLRRKYQLLKQELDDKVKCMVQGEERRRGSEEAVATLEDRLSRLDTEQESILSSVAEEIDAACRALFKDSQDKLKAISLNPGLQKDPHRWLAETKTKLRWLSEEVSVHEARERKLRRQVQQDREQLKGLRQSRDSERQALLQRLDQQEKLLHSISTEKKELLEKTRRKENEMRSLQDRILDLEMSTRLAVDHLESVPEKLCLLDNFKDLEESQRQKELVEQRYIKYKEIVGVLQHQLDESKRQIQEYRDDRLDATTQSIRLTALSSSIRGPSALLTSSMLTDTTSPHKRLVSPDCTLDYSLPLHRRASPAVNGAHSHSVSDHLNSNT, encoded by the exons ATGCTGGGGCAATACAGAGAGCACACAGATGACCAGGCGGAAGCCATGGCAACA tTGAGGGATAATCTGGAGGAGTCTATCGCTCAGCTGCAGAACCAGAGGCTGCATAGTTCCTCAGGGGTCCGGAGTGCCTCAGCCTCCACCCTGCACACCAGCGACCTGGAAGCTGGCTATGGCTCAG AGGGCCAGCGCTTCTACCCCACGTCTCCCTTGAAGGACTATGGGAGATCTGAGTCGGCCGGAGAAGGAGGAGCGAGAAGGAGGTCTAGATCAGCTACAGTCCGCTTCAGAGACTCCAGCCTGCCAGACGGGGAT gtccacgtcctgcaccagTCATTCAGAGACCTGCGCAGTGACCAGCTGAGACTGGGGGACGACATGGACAGAGAAATCCTCAGGAGGAACAG GTCTGACATTGACACCAGACGAGCCTTGGAGAATCTGTCCGAGCACCTGACGACTTCACAGAGACAGGACTCG GTGTCGTCTCGTGTGGAGAAGCGTCTGCAGGAGATTGAGAGGGAGATGCGTTCGGAGCGACAGAGCGTGTCAGACAGACGACCAGAACAGCGGGTTATCATGTCTGATGAACTGCAGGAG GCTCTGAGGCTGCGAGAGGCTCGGGACCTGGAAACTGAGGAGGCCGTCAAGAACAAACTACTGAGATCAGAGAGCGAGAAGACcaag ATGGAGGCGGAACTGGAGAGGGCCAGGAGACAGCTGGACCAATCAGAAGGAGGCAGGGGCGCTCTTCAACAACAG GTAGAGGAGATGCGTGTGCAGCTGCTGAGGACAGAGAAGGAACGTATAGATCTGCAGAGGGAGATCTCCCAGCTCACTACCCAACCCAGAGCCACTCGcatggacagggaggagagaggagcaggactaG ACCGGTTGtcggagctggagagagaggtgcAGGAGCTGAGAGCCCAGCTGAGCAGGACATCTGTCCTCAGTGAGGTGGACGATCTCAGGAGGACTCTGGAGCGCAAAGACCGAGAGAGAACACAGCTCTGCAACCAGGTCGAG GTGTTGTCGTCAGACCTGGCGAGGCGCGAGCAGCAACAGTTGAGGATGCTGGCGCAGTTGAAGGAGATCCAAGGCCGTTCGGAGGCGTGTGCTGCCGAGAGGGCCCGGGCCCTgctcagggctgaggaggctGAGGCCCGGCTCCAGGACAGCTCCACGAGAAGGGAGGAGCTGAAGACCAGAGCCCAGGAGGCAGTCAGACAGTGGAGGGCCAAGTGtaagaggatggagagggacaTGGAGGAACTGAGGGGACAGGCCCAGCTGGACACAGAGAAAGCCAAACAG gCGTGTAAGGAGAGAGAGCTGTCCCAGGCCCAGCTGAAAGCCTTCTCCCAGCAAACTGAAGGGGTGCGCAGGGAGCTAGCGGAGGTGCTGGGGCGTCTGGCTCGGAGCGAGGAAGAGGTGCTCCGTAAAGACGTGGAGCTGTCGGAGACGCGGGCACGTCACCTGGGCCTAGAGCAGGAAGTGAGGGATGTGAGGGaggcctccatagccctggaggAGGAGGCCCAGCGGCAGTCTGTCCTGCAGGTTAGGCTGAGAGAGGAGAACCAGAGTCTGGAGGAGAGGGCTGAGTCCATGGCCCGACGCAGCCAGAGAGACCAGGAG GAGTTACATAGCCTCCAGGCAGCCATGAAGGAGTTAACCACCGCCCGTGCCCAGCTCACCACCCGTCTAGCTGATGAGGCGGCGTTCAGGACGGAGCTCCAGAGGAGTGGGGCGGAGGGGGCAGCGCGGCTGGCCGCAGCCCAGGAGCAGAGGGCTTCCCTGGGGCAGCAGCTGGAGCTGGAGAGGGAGGTACACCAGAGGGAGCTGGCCAGTCTCAGAGCCACTGTGCAGAATGGCAGGGCCAAGCAGGATAGAGACATACAGGAGACACTACGACTCTGTATGAAGGAGAGGAATGAGATGGAGCATCACCTCAAGGAGATCAAG GCGGATGCCGCTTCGGACAAGGAGCTGGTGAGGGTTCTGCGTGTGAAGCTGGACAGGATGAAGACTGAGTGTGACCGGATGACAGAGGAGCTGAGCGAAGGAGAGGAGCAACGCTCACACCTCCGCAGGAAATACCAGCTACTTAAGCAGGAACTGGATGACAAG GTGAAGTGCATGGTTCAGGGAGAGGAGCGGAGGCGTGGGTCAGAGGAGGCTGTAGCGACACTAGAGGACAGACTGTCTCGTCTGGACACTGAACAGGAGTCCATCCTCAGTTCTGTAGCAGAGGAGATCGACGCTGCCTGCAGAGCACTGTTCAAGGACTCCCAGGACAAACTCAAA GCCATATCCCTCAATCCTGGACTCCAGAAAGACCCTCATCGCTGGTTGGCTGAGACCAAG accaAGCTGCGTTGGCTGTCTGAGGAGGTGTCTGTCCAtgaggccagagagagaaagcTGCGTCGGCAGGTCCAACAGGACAGAGAACAGCTGAAAGGactgagacagagcagagacTCTGAAAGACAGGCCCTGCTACAGAGACTGGACCAGCAGGAGAAACTACTGCACTCCATCAGCACAGAGAAGAAAG AACTCCTGGAGAAGACTCGGAGGAAGGAAAATGAGATGAGAAGTCTTCAG GATCGTATCTTGGATCTGGAGATG AGCACCAGGCTGGCGGTGGATCACCTGGAGTCAGTCCCTGAGAAGCTGTGTCTGCTGGACAACTTCAAAGACCTGGAG GAGTCTCAGCGGCAGAAGGAGTTGGTGGAACAACGTTACATTAAATACAAAGAGATCGTTGGAGTCCTGCAGCACCAGCTGGATGAGTCCAAACGACAGATACAGGAGTACAGG GATGACAGGTTGGATGCTACAACACAGAGCATTCGAttgactgctctctcctcctccataagAGGCCCTAGCGCTCTCCTCACCAGCTCCATGCTCACTGACACCACAT CTCCACACAAACGCCTGGTCTCTCCAGACTGCACCCTGGACTatagccttcctctgcaccgccGAGCCTCTCCTGCTGTCAACGGTGCCCACTCTCACTCCGTCTCCGACCACCTCAACAGTAACACATAG